Proteins encoded by one window of Streptomyces sp. NBC_01571:
- a CDS encoding phytanoyl-CoA dioxygenase family protein: MTDKNLVTVRSDADLDRVCNLLEQDGAVVVEEFLDPDTRQALWADLGPALEKFGYGDNDFSGHKTKRMSSLFARSRHMAAVALHPLFLGAARRLIQQPVPVWFSGQQVNISPNIQVSATQVIQIWPDEGAQWLHRDDTSHLRPYPAPTTRVQVMVAMTDFTAENGATMTIPGSHRWDDERAPQRDEAVPAEMPAGSAMIWFGGLYHGGGCNASTEPRTGLTLSYIAGNMRQEENQYLAVPMDVVREYPEELQRLLGYDVCPPFLGWYESSNPHTLLAERAG; this comes from the coding sequence ATGACCGACAAAAACCTCGTCACGGTCCGCTCCGACGCCGATCTCGACCGAGTCTGCAATCTCCTCGAACAGGATGGTGCAGTCGTCGTGGAGGAGTTCCTGGACCCCGACACCCGACAGGCCCTCTGGGCCGACCTGGGTCCCGCGCTGGAGAAGTTCGGCTACGGCGACAATGATTTCTCCGGCCACAAGACCAAACGGATGTCCTCGCTGTTCGCCCGTAGTCGGCACATGGCCGCCGTTGCGCTGCATCCGTTGTTCCTCGGTGCCGCCCGCCGGCTCATTCAGCAGCCCGTGCCGGTGTGGTTCAGCGGTCAGCAGGTGAACATCTCACCCAACATCCAGGTCAGCGCAACCCAGGTGATCCAGATCTGGCCCGACGAGGGTGCGCAGTGGCTGCACCGCGACGATACCTCTCACCTACGGCCCTACCCCGCGCCCACCACCCGGGTCCAGGTCATGGTTGCGATGACCGATTTCACTGCGGAGAACGGCGCGACCATGACGATCCCGGGAAGTCACCGCTGGGACGACGAGCGGGCACCGCAGCGCGACGAGGCGGTGCCGGCCGAGATGCCGGCCGGATCCGCGATGATCTGGTTCGGTGGCCTCTATCACGGTGGCGGGTGTAATGCGTCCACCGAGCCGCGTACCGGGCTGACCCTGTCGTATATCGCCGGGAACATGCGACAGGAGGAGAATCAGTATCTGGCGGTGCCGATGGACGTGGTCCGCGAGTACCCCGAAGAGTTGCAGCGTCTGCTGGGCTACGACGTCTGTCCTCCATTCCTCGGCTGGTACGAATCCAGTAACCCGCACACCCTGCTCGCCGAGCGCGCCGGTTGA